From Brochothrix thermosphacta DSM 20171 = FSL F6-1036, a single genomic window includes:
- a CDS encoding putative polysaccharide biosynthesis protein → MGTKINTTLFQGALILTLASLLSKLLSAVYRVPFQNMVGDEGFYIFQQAYPFYGISMTLSLTAAPLFISKVVAEYNGDYNAQRWFLERSKRYLGVLGFVLFIALFIAAPWLANTMGDPSLTGIIRVTSVTYLLLPYLGSYRGFYQGDNDMTPTAVSQAVEQVVRVAIIIVGAYIGVYVLDVSLYHVGELAMSGAIIGGAAGAIILAVFDKKRRGLQQIPTMRPENLQLPRGIWRDMFAVIITSALLIWFQMADAFQIFRLLVASGIETDQAKILKGVYDRGQPLIQLGVVVVTSFSLSIIPMISKARIQRERVKLQRLVSFFMRTGIALGLAITVALVVMMPTLNYTLFADYEGVDVLQVFVAGLFLLTLLVIITSVLQGFNSMKAPAIAAVCGIIIKVMLNGVWLPEHGIIGGAWATNSALLASVLISVVILKQSINFEWPSWQFLIKLSFSVALMAAPLIIINYLPFVTNHRIVGLVVLIIASLIGALLFLFSASYLRVITRQDIVMLPMGRSVIKLIKKMKR, encoded by the coding sequence ATGGGGACCAAAATAAACACAACGCTTTTTCAAGGTGCCCTCATTCTAACGTTGGCATCATTACTTTCAAAATTATTGTCAGCTGTTTATCGTGTACCTTTTCAAAATATGGTCGGCGATGAAGGGTTTTATATTTTTCAACAGGCGTATCCTTTTTATGGTATAAGTATGACATTATCTTTAACAGCTGCACCTCTCTTTATTTCTAAAGTTGTTGCTGAATACAACGGTGATTATAATGCTCAAAGATGGTTCTTGGAACGAAGTAAACGTTATTTAGGGGTGTTGGGTTTTGTGTTATTCATAGCCCTTTTTATTGCGGCTCCTTGGTTAGCTAATACGATGGGTGATCCCAGTTTAACGGGTATTATTCGCGTAACAAGTGTCACGTATTTACTGTTACCTTATTTAGGCAGTTACCGCGGTTTTTATCAAGGGGATAATGATATGACGCCTACCGCAGTATCTCAGGCGGTAGAGCAGGTTGTGCGTGTTGCAATTATCATTGTGGGTGCCTATATAGGTGTATATGTTTTAGATGTATCGCTTTATCATGTGGGTGAATTGGCCATGTCAGGTGCGATTATTGGTGGTGCAGCCGGTGCAATTATATTGGCAGTGTTCGATAAAAAGCGCCGTGGTTTACAGCAGATACCTACAATGCGACCGGAAAACCTCCAGTTACCACGTGGAATTTGGCGGGACATGTTTGCCGTGATTATAACGAGTGCTTTACTGATTTGGTTTCAAATGGCAGATGCTTTTCAAATTTTTCGTTTGTTAGTTGCTAGCGGGATTGAGACAGATCAAGCTAAAATTCTTAAGGGAGTGTATGATCGGGGGCAACCATTAATACAATTAGGTGTGGTGGTTGTTACGAGCTTTAGTCTTTCTATCATACCGATGATATCAAAAGCACGCATTCAGCGTGAACGTGTTAAATTGCAACGTTTGGTTTCTTTCTTCATGCGAACAGGAATTGCATTGGGTTTGGCAATTACTGTGGCGTTAGTTGTGATGATGCCAACATTGAACTATACATTGTTTGCTGATTATGAAGGTGTTGATGTGCTGCAAGTTTTTGTAGCAGGGCTGTTTTTATTAACCTTGTTAGTTATCATTACGAGTGTATTGCAAGGATTTAATAGTATGAAGGCACCTGCAATTGCAGCGGTGTGTGGCATAATTATCAAAGTAATGTTGAATGGTGTTTGGTTACCTGAACATGGTATTATAGGAGGTGCATGGGCGACGAATAGCGCTTTGTTGGCCAGTGTATTGATTAGCGTTGTGATTTTAAAACAATCAATCAATTTTGAATGGCCGTCATGGCAGTTTTTAATTAAATTAAGCTTTAGTGTAGCACTGATGGCGGCGCCTTTAATTATTATTAATTATTTGCCGTTTGTAACAAACCATCGAATTGTTGGTCTAGTAGTGTTAATTATAGCTAGTTTGATAGGTGCGTTGCTGTTCCTGTTTAGTGCGAGTTACTTACGAGTGATTACCAGACAAGATATTGTGATGCTGCCGATGGGTAGAAGTGTAATAAAGCTTATCAAAAAAATGAAAAGGTGA
- the mfd gene encoding transcription-repair coupling factor gives MSQIKQQFMKQPEMKQVTQMISEDGRPQLVTGLTGSARSLFTALIAESLNRQVIYVAHNLYQAQQVHESLRSFLSEQQVKLYPADDFVATDMSISSPELRAQRLETLEFMQSNTTGVVIIPISALRKRMTPVSQWTEAKQVFTIGDEIDLTSFRKQMAESGYLYVEKVSLQGEYSIRGGIIDIFPMTETNPLRVELFDTEVDSIRAFDVDSQRSLDTREKIVLLPAKEWLLNESDRSYLTKELAKELKKALKKVKEEADQLHLIETIEHDIANITEVMLPTDILKYNAYFYKKPANLLDYTADNAVLIIDELSRLQEADEQLHQEEINWLMDGIERAEILPQTSLHQLFADTLKHAVQSRVYLSLFQKKMGSHRLYLSTNFVHKQMQQFHGQMPAVQTEMASWQNNEMATIVVVPTEERLGKISQTFSDYDISTQLLNETDELVFGQVQLVVGQLNEGFELPLGRLVVVTDAELFGHKTKPTMKRQKMSNAERIKDYNELKVGDYVVHVSHGVGRYVGMETLDIKGVHKDYLLIIYRGEDKLYIPVEQLELVQKYVGSEGKTPKLNKLGGAEWKRVTARVQKSVIDIADDLIKLYAKREAEKGFAYSPDDALMHEFEEAFPYEATEDQGRSVKEIKRDMESIRPMDRLLVGDVGYGKTEVALRAAFKAMMDGKQVAFLVPTTILAQQHYETMISRFANFPINIGILSRFRTKKQQEETLAGLGSGKIDIVVGTHRLLSKDVAYRDLGLLVVDEEQRFGVTHKEKIKQLRANVDVLTLTATPIPRTLHMSMVGVRDLSVIETPPANRYPIQTYVVEQNDILIKEAIERELSRSGQVFYLHNRVDSIVQKADRIQALVPNARVGYAHGQMTENELESTILRFLENEFDVLVTTTIIETGVDIPNVNTLLVENADRMGLSQLYQLRGRVGRSNRIAYAYFMHEKNKVLREEAEKRLQAIKEFTELGSGFKIAMRDLSIRGAGNILGAQQHGFIDSVGFDLYSQMLSDAINERMPQVGEKQGESSTVEIDLPLDAYIPDYYIEDSRQKIEMYKRFRQITTTENIMQLQDDMIDRFGEYPQQVADLFIISEIKLNAEKVGIQTIKLKKNSIELLLSEEATQLIDGAKVFKALDMLGRQSGVGMTEQQLAVTYRLPGTDPAQWLPTLSKFIEQLTYATKDEIK, from the coding sequence TTGAGTCAAATAAAACAGCAATTCATGAAACAACCTGAAATGAAACAAGTCACACAAATGATTTCTGAAGATGGACGACCACAATTAGTGACTGGCCTGACGGGTTCAGCGCGCTCACTTTTCACAGCGCTTATCGCGGAATCGCTTAATCGCCAAGTCATTTATGTTGCTCATAATTTATACCAAGCACAACAAGTTCATGAATCGTTGCGTTCATTTTTATCGGAACAACAAGTGAAGCTTTACCCTGCGGATGATTTTGTAGCAACAGATATGAGTATTTCTAGTCCTGAACTTCGAGCACAACGATTGGAAACGCTTGAATTTATGCAAAGTAATACGACGGGTGTTGTCATTATACCGATATCAGCCTTGAGAAAACGAATGACTCCCGTGTCACAATGGACAGAAGCAAAACAAGTCTTTACTATTGGTGATGAAATCGATCTGACGTCATTCCGTAAACAAATGGCTGAGAGCGGTTATTTATATGTAGAAAAAGTGAGTTTACAAGGCGAGTATAGCATCCGTGGTGGAATTATTGATATTTTCCCGATGACAGAAACAAATCCGTTGCGTGTAGAACTATTTGATACAGAAGTAGATTCTATTCGTGCGTTTGATGTCGATAGCCAACGCTCATTAGATACGCGAGAAAAAATTGTTTTGTTACCAGCCAAAGAATGGTTGCTTAACGAGTCTGATCGCTCATATCTTACAAAAGAATTAGCCAAAGAACTAAAAAAAGCATTAAAAAAGGTCAAAGAGGAAGCAGATCAGTTGCACCTCATTGAGACGATTGAACATGATATCGCAAATATAACAGAGGTTATGTTACCGACAGATATCTTAAAGTATAATGCATACTTCTATAAGAAACCCGCAAATTTATTAGATTACACAGCTGATAATGCCGTGCTTATTATTGATGAATTATCACGTTTACAAGAGGCTGATGAACAGCTGCATCAAGAAGAAATCAACTGGTTGATGGATGGAATCGAACGCGCAGAAATTTTACCGCAGACAAGTTTACATCAGTTGTTTGCAGATACGTTAAAACATGCGGTTCAATCGCGTGTTTATCTCTCGTTGTTTCAAAAAAAAATGGGAAGCCATCGACTCTACCTTTCAACTAATTTTGTACATAAGCAAATGCAACAATTCCATGGTCAAATGCCGGCAGTCCAAACAGAAATGGCAAGTTGGCAAAATAATGAAATGGCCACTATTGTGGTTGTACCCACGGAAGAGAGACTAGGTAAAATCAGCCAGACATTTAGCGACTACGATATTTCAACGCAATTATTGAACGAAACCGATGAATTGGTATTTGGGCAAGTGCAACTTGTTGTGGGGCAATTAAACGAAGGCTTTGAATTACCTTTGGGACGTCTCGTTGTAGTGACGGATGCTGAATTATTTGGTCATAAAACAAAACCAACGATGAAAAGACAGAAAATGTCGAACGCAGAACGTATTAAAGATTATAATGAGCTCAAAGTAGGCGATTACGTTGTGCATGTCAGCCATGGTGTGGGCCGTTATGTCGGGATGGAAACATTAGATATAAAAGGTGTACACAAAGATTATTTATTAATTATTTATCGTGGTGAAGATAAACTATATATTCCTGTTGAACAACTAGAATTGGTGCAAAAATATGTCGGTTCTGAAGGTAAAACACCGAAGTTGAATAAATTAGGTGGTGCAGAGTGGAAACGTGTCACAGCGCGTGTTCAAAAATCAGTCATCGATATTGCGGATGATTTGATTAAGCTTTATGCTAAACGAGAAGCTGAAAAAGGTTTTGCTTATAGTCCAGATGACGCATTAATGCATGAGTTTGAAGAAGCCTTTCCTTATGAAGCAACAGAGGATCAAGGGCGCTCTGTTAAAGAAATCAAACGTGATATGGAAAGTATTCGTCCGATGGATCGTTTGTTAGTCGGAGATGTAGGATATGGCAAGACTGAAGTTGCACTAAGGGCAGCGTTCAAGGCGATGATGGATGGTAAACAAGTGGCTTTCTTGGTGCCAACCACCATTTTAGCGCAACAACACTATGAAACGATGATTTCCCGCTTTGCTAATTTTCCGATCAATATTGGTATACTGAGCCGCTTTCGTACTAAGAAACAACAAGAAGAGACACTAGCTGGTTTAGGTTCTGGCAAAATTGATATCGTTGTTGGAACACATCGGTTATTATCAAAAGATGTCGCTTACAGGGACTTGGGATTGTTAGTCGTCGATGAAGAACAGCGTTTTGGTGTAACTCACAAAGAGAAAATTAAACAGTTACGAGCAAATGTGGATGTACTGACATTGACAGCAACACCCATACCGAGAACGTTACACATGTCGATGGTAGGTGTTCGTGATTTGTCTGTTATTGAAACGCCACCAGCCAATCGCTACCCCATCCAAACTTATGTGGTCGAACAAAATGATATCTTGATCAAAGAAGCAATTGAGCGAGAGTTATCTCGTTCAGGACAAGTGTTTTATCTACATAACCGTGTGGATAGTATCGTTCAAAAAGCAGATCGTATTCAAGCTTTAGTTCCGAATGCACGCGTGGGATATGCACATGGACAAATGACTGAAAATGAATTGGAATCGACTATTTTACGCTTTTTAGAAAATGAATTTGACGTACTGGTAACGACAACAATTATCGAAACGGGTGTCGATATCCCTAATGTTAATACATTGTTAGTTGAAAATGCAGACCGTATGGGCTTATCACAATTGTATCAATTAAGAGGGCGTGTCGGTCGTTCAAATCGTATTGCTTATGCTTACTTCATGCACGAAAAAAATAAAGTGTTGCGCGAGGAAGCTGAAAAACGTCTCCAAGCAATTAAAGAGTTTACAGAATTAGGCTCAGGCTTTAAAATAGCGATGCGTGATCTTAGCATACGAGGTGCCGGAAATATCTTAGGCGCACAACAACATGGCTTTATTGATTCAGTAGGATTTGATCTTTACTCGCAAATGTTGAGCGATGCTATCAATGAGCGTATGCCACAAGTTGGTGAAAAACAAGGCGAATCCAGCACAGTGGAAATTGACTTGCCACTGGATGCGTATATTCCTGACTACTATATCGAAGACAGTCGCCAAAAAATTGAAATGTACAAACGCTTCCGTCAGATAACGACGACGGAAAATATTATGCAATTACAAGATGATATGATTGATCGTTTTGGGGAGTACCCACAACAAGTCGCTGATTTGTTTATCATTTCAGAAATTAAATTGAATGCTGAAAAAGTAGGTATTCAAACAATTAAATTGAAGAAAAATAGTATCGAGTTATTACTGAGTGAAGAAGCAACACAATTAATAGATGGTGCAAAAGTGTTTAAAGCTTTGGATATGTTGGGACGTCAGTCAGGTGTTGGAATGACAGAACAGCAGCTAGCGGTGACGTATCGTCTTCCAGGCACAGACCCAGCACAATGGTTGCCAACTTTAAGTAAATTTATTGAACAATTAACGTATGCAACTAAGGATGAAATAAAGTAA
- the pth gene encoding aminoacyl-tRNA hydrolase — translation MKMIVGLGNPGKKYEDTRHNVGFMVINELNERFNGSFKVTKYNGEVSTIVHKGEKVLLVKPLTYMNESGQCIRQLADYYEIPTDDIVIVYDDLDLPVGQLRLRQKGSAGGHNGIKSTIQHLGTQDFKRVKVGITRPDDGNIINWVLGRFSKKEQPDVAISIKEAADALEMWLTADFIQAMNRYNQAAK, via the coding sequence ATGAAAATGATTGTAGGTCTGGGAAATCCAGGTAAAAAATATGAAGACACACGCCATAATGTTGGGTTTATGGTGATAAATGAATTAAATGAACGTTTCAATGGTTCTTTCAAGGTAACAAAATACAATGGTGAAGTCAGTACGATAGTGCACAAGGGTGAAAAAGTGCTATTGGTTAAGCCACTCACTTATATGAACGAATCAGGGCAGTGTATTCGACAATTAGCAGATTATTATGAAATTCCAACTGACGATATTGTTATTGTTTATGACGATCTTGATCTACCAGTAGGGCAGTTACGCCTACGTCAAAAAGGTAGTGCAGGCGGCCATAATGGAATTAAATCAACCATTCAACATTTGGGCACACAGGATTTTAAACGTGTGAAAGTTGGCATAACACGTCCAGATGATGGAAATATTATCAATTGGGTATTAGGGCGATTTAGCAAAAAAGAACAACCGGATGTAGCTATTTCAATTAAAGAGGCAGCTGATGCGTTAGAAATGTGGTTAACTGCTGATTTTATTCAAGCGATGAATCGCTATAATCAAGCTGCAAAATAA
- a CDS encoding RNA-binding S4 domain-containing protein → MRLDKFLKISRIIKRRAVAKEAAEKGRIQINGNVAKPSANVKVGDELTIQFGAKIITAKVERLDTSTKKEDAEKMYTLLSE, encoded by the coding sequence ATGAGATTAGATAAATTTTTGAAAATATCACGAATTATTAAACGTCGTGCTGTCGCTAAAGAAGCGGCAGAAAAAGGCCGTATCCAAATCAATGGGAATGTCGCAAAACCAAGTGCAAATGTAAAAGTTGGTGATGAGCTTACTATTCAGTTTGGTGCTAAAATAATTACAGCTAAGGTGGAACGCCTTGATACATCAACAAAAAAAGAAGATGCGGAAAAAATGTATACCCTTTTAAGCGAATAA